One segment of Ricinus communis isolate WT05 ecotype wild-type chromosome 8, ASM1957865v1, whole genome shotgun sequence DNA contains the following:
- the LOC8266998 gene encoding AT-hook motif nuclear-localized protein 9, whose product MEDNNSNTVSAATQVSPATTKEDDQQVREAGQDCGGGTVEAYLESDHIRVSSRRAEITVKRKRGRPRKFDHHHHHHHIQMDHENTMSNVSPSSSNFLRSCEKRGRGRPRGSGRLQLLAALGGFAAETAGGILIPHVITVNTGEDIVSKISSFAQRGPRAVCVLSATGVVSCVIIRQPGSSGGLLRCEGHFEILSLSGSFTFRETSTARRKIGVLSVTLAKPDGQVFGGGVVGSLIASGPIQLIVASFKQNISKELKLRQSSESSTCSVPGNTEMVRVPIQIVGITDGGGDQENCTPTSPVVEPRNAEAENTIITKQHMKPVPQNGSGQTVVQSPQQISDEKVSPDINVSVAEI is encoded by the exons ATGGAAGATAATAACAGTAATACTGTATCAGCAGCCACACAGGTGTCTCCGGCTACTACTAAGGAGGACGATCAACAAGTGAGGGAGGCGGGTCAAGATTGCGGTGGAGGCACTGTGGAGGCATATCTCGAAAGTGATCATATAAGGGTGAGTAGTCGCAGAGCTGAAATAacagtgaaaagaaaaagagggaGACCTAGGAAGTttgatcatcatcatcatcatcatcatattcAAATGGATCATGAAAATACAATGTCGAATGTGTCACCTTCTTCTTCTAATTTCTTGAGGAGCTGtgagaagagaggaagagggCGGCCTCGTGGTTCTGGTAGATTGCAGCTCTTGGCTGCTCTTG GTGGTTTTGCTGCAGAAACAGCAGGAGGAATCTTAATTCCTCATGTGATTACTGTGAATACAGGAGAG GATATCGTAAGCAAGATATCATCATTCGCCCAAAGGGGTCCTCGAGCAGTTTGCGTTCTTTCTGCTACTGGCGTTGTTTCATGTGTTATCATTCGTCAACCTGGTTCTTCTGGTGGACTTCTGAGATGTGAG GGCCACTTTGAGATTCTTTCTCTGTCAGGATCATTTACATTTAGAGAGACAAGTACTGCACGTCGTAAAATTGGCGTGTTAAGTGTTACACTGGCAAAACCTGATGGCCAAGTTTTTGGTGGTGGTGTTGTTGGTTCTTTAATAGCATCAGGTCCTATCCAA CTGATTGTTGCCAGCTTCAAGCAGAACATTAGTAAGGAACTCAAGTTAAGGCAATCTTCTGAATCTTCAACTTGCAGTGTGCCTGGTAATACGGAAATGGTCAGAGTCCCTATCCAAATTGTAGGAATCACAGATGGTGGTGGTGATCAAGAGAACTGCACACCAACATCTCCAGTTGTGGAACCCAGAAATGCTGAAGCAGAGAACACAATCATTACAAAACAACACATGAAGCCTGTTCCTCAAAATGGAAGTGGACAAACTGTAGTGCAGTCGCCTCAGCAGATTTCAGACGAAAAAGTATCTCCTGACATCAATGTCAGTGTCGCTGAGATTTGA
- the LOC8266999 gene encoding GABA transporter 1 has translation MDAKAHGQEDFNDQNNLDAGARFVLKSKGTWLHCGYHLTTSIVAPPLLSLPYAFRFLGWGGGISCLIIGALATFYSYNLLSLVLEHHAQLGLRQLRFRDMANHILGPRMGRYFVGPIQFLVCYGSVIASTLLGGQCMKAIYLLSNPNGAMKLYEFVIIFGGLMLILAQVPSFHSLRHINLIALILCLAYSACATAASNHIGNLSNEPKVYSLNGDLQDRVFGVFNAIAIIATTYGNGIIPEIQATIAAPVKGKMFKGLCVCYTVVAVTFFAVAISGYWAFGNRAEGLILSNFVSNGKALVPKWFVLMTNIFTILQLSAVAVVYLQPTNEVLEQTFADPKSEEFSARNVVPRIISRSLSVVISTTIAAMLPFFGDVNSLIGAFGFMPLDFILPVVFYNLTFKPSKRSLVFWLNITIATVFSALGVISAIAAVRQISLDANTYRLFANV, from the exons ATGGATGCTAAGGCTCATGGGCAAGAAGATTTCAATGATCAGAACAATCTTGATGCTGGTGCTCGTTTTGTTCTCAAATCCAAAG GAACATGGCTCCATTGTGGATACCATTTGACAACTTCAATTGTGGCGCCACCTCTTCTCAGTCTGCCTTATGCATTCAGATTTCTTGGATGGGGCGGCGGGATTTCATGTCTGATAATTGGAGCTCTCGCCACTTTCTATTCATACAATTTGCTATCTCTTGTTCTTGAACACCATGCACAGTTGGGTCTTCGCCAACTTCGTTTCAGAGACATGGCTAATCACATTTTAG GACCAAGAATGGGCAGGTATTTTGTCGGTCCAATTCAGTTCCTGGTATGTTATGGTAGTGTTATTGCTTCCACACTTCTTGGAGGGCAATGCATGAAG GCAATTTACTTGCTGTCAAATCCAAATGGGGCCATGAAGCTTTATGAGTTTGTGATCATCTTTGGCGGGTTAATGTTGATATTAGCTCAAGTCCCTTCTTTTCACTCTCTAAGGCATATTAACTTGATAGCCTTGATTCTATGCCTTGCTTATAGTGCCTGTGCCACTGCTGCTTCCAACCATATTG GAAATTTATCCAACGAACCAAAGGTTTATTCTCTGAATGGAGACCTACAGGACCGGGTATTTGGAGTCTTTAATGCCATTGCTATCATTGCTACAACTTATGGCAATGGAATCATACCAGAAATTCAG GCAACTATAGCAGCACCTGTAAAGGGAAAGATGTTCAAGGGACTGTGTGTGTGTTATACGGTAGTTGCAGTAACATTTTTTGCTGTTGCCATTTCTGGCTACTGGGCGTTTGGTAACCGAGCTGAAGGACTAATCCTTAGCAACTTTGTTAGTAATGGAAAGGCATTGGTGCCTAAATGGTTTGTTTTGATGACCAATATTTTCACTATTCTCCAACTATCAGCAGTTGCTGTG GTTTACTTGCAACCAACAAATGAAGTGCTTGAACAAACATTTGCAGACCCTAAAAGTGAGGAGTTTTCTGCTCGTAACGTTGTCCCAAGAATTATTTCAAGGTCACTGTCAGTCGTCATATCAACTACAATAGCAGCAATGCTTCCGTTCTTCGGAGACGTCAATTCATTAATTGGAGCCTTTGGTTTCATGCCTCTGGACTTTATCTTGCCTGTGGTATTTTACAACCTCACGTTTAAGCCGTCGAAAAGGAGCCTGGTTTTCTGGTTGAATATAACCATTGCAACTGTTTTCTCAGCATTGGGTGTAATATCAGCAATTGCAGCCGTCAGACAAATAAGTCTTGACGCGAACACTTATCGGCTATTCGCTAATGTCTGA